A genomic region of Mesorhizobium sp. NZP2077 contains the following coding sequences:
- a CDS encoding HAMP domain-containing sensor histidine kinase yields the protein MMRPKPRSLKWLLVSRIVALQAAMIAAFVVLIVGALWITGYLVDDYEGGSLDVIADAVVRDASGGLALEPTSALVRLRSEAPGLWFVIRDAESHRLSEGNIPATYAPVVGILDKLNDARLGQLGVGGKPDAVIKWVPTAAGKVQILTGTQGRMSMRRLALGVSGGFVSVILPVIALMALATLVATPVVVRRALAGLGRAVAQATRIEFDKRGVQLPVNDVPVEIGPLVSAVNDALQRLDAGYARHQHFLAQAAHELRTPIAILNARLATLPSGSAKTSLLEDAARLTTLAGQLLDLQRLDQKSNHFLPVNLVGMAKQVVFDLGPLGLAAGYDMSFEAERDEILIMGDQTSLERALTNLVQNAIDHGGRHGTITVRVEAAGFIDVCDEGKGIPVDERRQIFEPFNRLTPDGRGAGLGLNLVQEIMHLHGGQVAVVEAGKGACLRMSFAMPS from the coding sequence ATGATGCGGCCAAAGCCGCGTTCCCTGAAATGGCTTCTGGTCAGCCGAATTGTAGCGTTGCAGGCTGCAATGATTGCAGCCTTTGTGGTGCTGATCGTCGGGGCACTCTGGATCACCGGCTATCTCGTCGACGATTACGAGGGAGGCAGTCTCGACGTGATCGCGGATGCGGTTGTTCGAGACGCAAGTGGAGGGTTGGCGCTTGAGCCGACCTCCGCGCTTGTTCGACTTCGGTCGGAGGCGCCGGGACTATGGTTCGTGATCCGAGATGCTGAGTCACATCGCTTGTCGGAGGGCAACATTCCGGCGACCTATGCGCCTGTCGTCGGCATACTCGACAAGCTGAATGACGCCCGGCTGGGGCAACTCGGGGTGGGTGGAAAACCTGATGCAGTGATCAAGTGGGTGCCTACTGCCGCTGGCAAAGTTCAGATCCTGACGGGCACGCAAGGGAGGATGTCCATGCGTCGCCTTGCCCTGGGCGTATCTGGTGGATTTGTCTCCGTCATCTTGCCCGTGATCGCCCTTATGGCGCTGGCAACCCTGGTCGCAACACCTGTCGTCGTACGCCGGGCGCTGGCGGGGCTGGGCCGGGCAGTGGCGCAAGCGACCCGCATCGAATTTGACAAGCGCGGCGTGCAGCTACCGGTGAACGATGTGCCCGTCGAAATCGGCCCTCTCGTCAGCGCGGTCAACGATGCGCTTCAGCGCCTCGATGCGGGATATGCGCGCCATCAGCATTTTCTCGCGCAGGCCGCGCACGAACTGCGCACGCCCATTGCCATATTGAATGCTCGACTTGCGACGTTGCCTTCCGGATCCGCCAAGACGAGCCTCTTGGAGGATGCGGCGCGTCTAACAACCCTCGCCGGCCAGCTTCTCGATCTCCAGCGACTTGATCAGAAGTCGAATCACTTCCTGCCGGTCAATCTTGTCGGAATGGCCAAACAGGTGGTCTTTGACCTTGGCCCGTTGGGGCTTGCGGCGGGCTACGACATGTCATTCGAAGCTGAGCGAGACGAAATCCTCATCATGGGCGACCAGACCTCGCTCGAAAGGGCGCTGACCAATCTGGTGCAAAACGCCATCGACCATGGTGGCCGCCACGGAACCATCACGGTTCGTGTCGAAGCAGCCGGCTTCATCGACGTTTGCGATGAAGGCAAAGGGATACCGGTCGATGAGCGGAGGCAGATCTTCGAACCGTTCAACCGCTTGACGCCGGACGGTCGCGGTGCCGGCCTAGGGCTAAATCTGGTGCAGGAGATCATGCACCTGCACGGCGGTCAGGTTGCTGTCGTCGAAGCTGGCAAAGGCGCGTGTCTGCGCATGTCTTTTGCGATGCCGAGCTGA